Part of the Brassica oleracea var. oleracea cultivar TO1000 chromosome C8, BOL, whole genome shotgun sequence genome is shown below.
GAACAACAATACATAAAATAACAAAGATGGTGCTTAATTTGGTAAATGAGTGGGTGATCATAGTGCTTGATGAGTAGATGATCATAGTGCTTGAGTTTGGTAAAGAAGTGGATGATCATTTCAATGCTTATCTTATAACAGTAAGAACAATTTGAGGCAAGTATTCTCATTGGAACAAGGATCATGGAAAATTTGAAATAAAAATCAAGCTAAACAACATAAAATACAAGACAATCATTATTTTAAAATAAAGCTATTTTAATACCAAAAAAATATATTTTATATAAGTTTTGAAATTTTTTCATGTATATATTATTTTTAGAAAGATAAGTTTAGAAATAATCAATAAAAGTAAAGGCAACTCATACAAATATTTGGTAAATCTATTTAACTTTTGAAAATGTCTTGACTTTAAAAAAAAAAAACTATTTACAATTTAAGATAACTTCATCTTAGAAAAATATAATTTAGGGTTGTTAGGAGAATTAAGTTATGTGGAGTTGGTTGATTTTAAGAGACAAATTGTTAAATTTGTAAAATAAATTTAAAGAGTCTTTCATATTTAAAATATACGAAAATATTCTAATATAATAATTTTAATAATTTAGAGGATATATGTAATATTTTAAATGTTTTGTTTTATGAGTTAAATAGTTTAAAATTCAAGTTTCAACAACACTAAATTTTCATAGAATCATTAATAACTAATTTTTTGAATAATGAGATTTTGCGAATCATTAAAACCAATAACATGAGATTTTGTGACTTTTTCTATCTAAACTATTTGATTAGTCGGTATCTGTTTTTTTTCGTTACAACCACATAACCTACGAAATACAACTTAAAGTTCTAACCGGTGACTATTAAAATAGAAATATGAATGAGTAGGAAAAGATTGAGTAGAAACAAAATAAAATGAATGAAAAAAAAATATTTATTACTTTTGTTTCATATCAATTTTGATAAGGAATGTTTTTGTTTTATAATTTTTTAAAATTGAAGGAATGACAAGGAATCATATGCAACAAAAAAATTTCATAAATGATGTAAATTTTAAAGAATTGGTATAAATTGGTTATTCCCCTTAATTTTTTATGTCGCCAGTTAGCCTTGAGGTAAGGAGATCGCTGACAAAAAAAAAAGAGAGCTAAAAACGTTATTAATTCCAAGATACAACATAATTTTCTAACAAGTTTTCAACACTAAAATATGAAAAGAAGATAAAATATGAAGTTGGAACGATCCAAGTATTATTGCAACGAAAATACAAGAATATGGAAATTACAAAAGAAAACACGTGATTTTATACAATTTTGGCAAACCATAATGAAGTGAAGCGATAGATTTTGTCTGTTGTTAACTCTCCCCTTCAAACTTTGCTTCCTCCATGGGCTGATGAGCTACATCATAAGTTGCATGAAGACCAACGAATACGTAGTACAAAAGCATCACCGTGGTACATATAATGAATCTCAAGAACGCTACATAACCGAGTGATCCGATAAGGAAAAGGTTCATGGCGATTGAAAACGATGGCAGCCACGGAACAAGCGGGACTCCCCAAACTTTAGGAACACGGTATTTAGGAAGAAACGCTAATCCCAAAGTCCCTATAAACCATATGACTCCAGTCACCGCGTAACCGATCCAGCCTCTAACGCCTGCGTTCCACAACGCTGATACACCAACCGAAGAAACAACGATCAGAAACAGAAAACCGAGAAACTTCAACAAACCACTCTCAGGAGTTACGTCCTTCACGTAGTAACGTCTCACGAGCAACGCTACCGCCACGAGCATGAAAATAAAGAGCGTAGCAAAAGAGAAAACGCTCGAGAGAACATCTAAGCTGGTGAAAAAGGAGATAACCGCGCTGAGTATGGTCACAAGGAGAGTAGCGTTAATAGGAGTTCCTGTTTTCGGATGAACCAAAGCAAACCACGGAGGAATCATATGAGACCGAGCAATCTGAGTCGTATACCGAGCTTGTCCTAAAGAACCAACAAGAAGACTTGTAGTCATACCCTTCAAAGCACATATACCAACCAAATACTTAGCCCATTTCATCCCAATCTGAGAAAAAGCAACCGAATACGCCGCGTTGGGATCAATCTCACTGTACTTCACCATCATAGTCAACGCCAAAGCCATCAAACAGTAAACCACAGTGATCATAGACATAGACCCAACCAAACCAATCGGTATATCCCTAGCCGGCTTCTCAGTCTCCTCAGCCATGTTGGCAACCATATCAAACCCGGTGTACGACCAGTACACCACAGCAGCCGACTGAACAACGCCTTTCGCTCCGTAAGGGAAAAACGGAACCAAGTTTGAGGTTTTAGAATGAGTAAACCCAACAACAACTATAAACACAATAACACAAACCGTTACAACGGAAGTAATCAAATTAAGCCACGAAGTCCTCTTAGTCCCACTCATTGCTATACCGTTAGCAACTAAAAGAACCGCCACAGCGACCGGATCCAGAAGATCAAATCCATTAGCAAAGGAATCGACTCTAATCCGAAAATAATCTGAATCGTTCTTAACCAAGCTCGCTAGATAACTAGACCACGACCTCCCTAAACCAGCAGCACCAACGATAGCCTCGAGGAGAATATTCCCAGCAGCTATAAACGCTATGAAGTCTCCTAACTCAACCCTTAGGTAAGAGAAGGAGCCTCCAGCTACAGGAATCTCGACTCCAAACTCGGCGTAGCATAGCACCGATAACAAGGCCGAGAGGCCTGAGATGGCGTAGGATAGCACAACGGCTGGGCCCGCTCCTACGCGGGCCTCCTGGCCCGTTATCACGAACACGCCGGACCCGACCACCGAGCCGAAGCTGAGCCAGAGGAGGTCCCACCACGTGAGGCAGCGGCGCATGGGGTTCTCGCTCTCGCGGCGGGCGGCGTCGATCTCGTAAGCGTCGGAGGAGCGCGCGAGGAGACGGTCGGCGAGGCGGGGACACGTGGCGGAGAGAGCTGATTTGTAGGAGGAGAGGCTCTGGAAAGAGAACTCCGGGAAGAAGTCTTGCTTCCTCCATCTCCAGTAGCTCCTCCGGGGGTTTCGGTCGTCGGAGATCGAGTCCTGCTGCGGCTGAGCTTCCATTGGCTGACTTGTTTGGAAGCAAGGTCGTGTTGACGAGTAACTAGAGAGTACAAGATTGATAAATATAAAATGTTTAGTGCCTTTATTTTGATTATAGAAGAGTTTTGGACTGGTTCTGTAAATAACGATATAATTATTTAAATTATAGTTATAAACTCGTGCGGGATTCACCGACAGTAGAAGTCTAGTTAGTCTTATTTAATTATTACTCCTTGTGTTTTTTAATATAAATCGTTTTGCACAATAAATTAAAAAATCATTAATTTTTTATATTTTCTAAACAAAAACATCGTTAATTAATTACCTAACCACAAATCAACCAATAATAAAATAGAATGTATATTATCATTGGTCATATAATATTAAGTGTTAATAAATTTTACATATAAAATCGAAAACGTCATATAATTTTAAACATAAATTTTTTTCTAAAACGATTTATATTAAAAAACGGAAGGAGTATATTATAATTAAACTCGTGCGGCATTCACTCTTATTAGAGAAACTCGTAACCAAATTATAGGGTCGTTATGATATATAAAAGTACAAGGGATCAATCGATAAGAAATGAAACTTAAGGGATCATTGTGTAATAAATACTACGCGGACTATATGTCTGTGTGATAAACGTTCAGACCTGTTCGATGCTCGCGCAAGGCAGCAGAGAGATTACCCACCCGACCCGGAATGGTTCGGCCCAGGAACGTCTAATAGTTTACGAAAATGCCGTAGCCGAAGTCGTTTCTTTAGTTATGAGTTT
Proteins encoded:
- the LOC106312663 gene encoding cationic amino acid transporter 8, vacuolar; the encoded protein is MEAQPQQDSISDDRNPRRSYWRWRKQDFFPEFSFQSLSSYKSALSATCPRLADRLLARSSDAYEIDAARRESENPMRRCLTWWDLLWLSFGSVVGSGVFVITGQEARVGAGPAVVLSYAISGLSALLSVLCYAEFGVEIPVAGGSFSYLRVELGDFIAFIAAGNILLEAIVGAAGLGRSWSSYLASLVKNDSDYFRIRVDSFANGFDLLDPVAVAVLLVANGIAMSGTKRTSWLNLITSVVTVCVIVFIVVVGFTHSKTSNLVPFFPYGAKGVVQSAAVVYWSYTGFDMVANMAEETEKPARDIPIGLVGSMSMITVVYCLMALALTMMVKYSEIDPNAAYSVAFSQIGMKWAKYLVGICALKGMTTSLLVGSLGQARYTTQIARSHMIPPWFALVHPKTGTPINATLLVTILSAVISFFTSLDVLSSVFSFATLFIFMLVAVALLVRRYYVKDVTPESGLLKFLGFLFLIVVSSVGVSALWNAGVRGWIGYAVTGVIWFIGTLGLAFLPKYRVPKVWGVPLVPWLPSFSIAMNLFLIGSLGYVAFLRFIICTTVMLLYYVFVGLHATYDVAHQPMEEAKFEGES